AGAACAAACCAAAGCTCTTGCTTTGTTACAAACAAGGATCAGAAGGACAAACCCGTTAGAAATCCTACCGGATGGAACAGCTAATCAATAGGGTGTAACTCGACGCTGTACCTTGGCTCACGCGAACTCCGCCCAAATGGCACACCTGACGATCAACACCCAGTTAAGCTCGACTCCAGCGCATACCAGTGTTGAACAAAAGGAAACCGAAGCGCAAGCAAGACTACCAATCCAGCCCTCGATCCATATGCGCAGTTAAAGGCAGAGCCTTTTCAACTACACTACTACAGGGCGCTatatccacccccccccccccccccccccccccccccacccccggttgaccttcaaaaaaaaagaatttacAGTATATGGATACTAGCCACTAGGTTACCGCCAACATCGATCGACAGCATTTTGATTCGACAAGACATCAATAGACATCGACGAAGCCGTAGATTCATTGGGTTTTGGGAGGAAACGCGGAGAGGGCGGGGGACCTCAATGGCGCCGGTGAGATCCAGCGCGGCCCCGCGGCGCTCACCTGAACTGGTGAAGATCTGGTCGGTTGTTACAGCGCCGGCGACCAGGAGGAAGAGCAGCGCGGACACCCGACCAGCGAAGCCCATCGGAGACGGCAGGTGGGTCTTTCCACCTCGCTTCGACACCCCTTCCGTGACTTCTCGTCAGTGTCAGCCGTCAGCTGAAGTTGAGCCCCGATGTCCGGACTCCGGAGATCGGTGTGGCAGCGCGGCCGTGCGCCGAACCGAACGAAAACAAGTTTACGCCTTCAAAGACTACTATTTAGGTCTTTTTTGTTTTTGGAGCATTTACAGAAATCTGGTCTGAAGAAACGCGTCTGTTTTCCATTACACACGAATGTTGTATCTTTCCTATATTTATATCTGAACAACCGCTAGAATAATTTGATCTATTGGTGGTAAAAGAGTTTTGTGAATAAGTTTtacttaggcctggtttagttggcgaaattttttgggaaatggtactatagcactttcgttgttatttggcaattagtgtcccatcatagtctaattaggcttaaaagattcgtctcgtgaatttcgtctaaactatgtaattagttttattttttatttatatttaatgattcatgcatgcgtctaaaaattcgatgtgacggaaaatcttgaaaaattttgcaaaattttaggaactaaacactaccttagCAAATGTATCCATTCGTTTACAATTTTGTTACAGTGCTTATACAAGCTGCCAATAATAATGAGCTAACTATTTTTCTTGGATTTAAATAGGCTTAATCCAACCTTAAATCAAAATACAAttcaagacccatataaaagtcaGTACAACCAAGGATTAATCACGTATAGAAAATTGATCGGAGATTGGTTCAACTTAAATAGATGGATATTGCGTTTACCtgttgttcgcttgaacttattagccatggtatattatttttttctcacaacaaatcagccaacagtacttttcagcctaGCTTTTCAGCGAAACAAACGGCGCTTTTTGCAGCCtcaactcaaatcagaacaaGTGAGAGCAAGGAATGCTAGATAGAAGcagcttcaactcaaatcagaacaaGTGAGAGCAAGGAATGCTAGATTGAAGGAAGATGGGTGGGTGAGTGATACTTAGAATAACAAGCAAAATTTTACAATCTAACCGTGAAGGAGATAACAAATAAAATGGGACTTGTGGCCTTGAGACGCAACCTACAAGGATGACTGTActcaaacctttttttttttccttttactaatatacAAAGATGTACCGCTATTTTTTCTTTGGTTTTTGCTGATAAAACAAAGATGTACCACCTTCCCTGTATATATGTGAGAAAACTTAGTGAAGCTCAAGCTCGAGCGCGCGGCTGTTGAGTCCGTGACTTAAAATTCCATCTGTGGTGGTGGAAGTGGAAGTATGAGCTGGAACAAAACTTGACTTCAAATTTATTACCGATTCGAGAATTACAGTGTATCCTGTATATAAACCAGCCCTGAGTGACGAGGAGTCATCGATTCTGCTCTAGATTAGCACAGCATGACACAACGATTAGCTCCGACGAGAGCAGTAGTGTATCTTCCTCCTCCCTAACCCCTGAACCAACTAACCTTGCACGGAGTCATGTGCTAATTCTGCACCGAGCTGCGTCCATGCAGTTCTGCTAGCTGTTCTTCAAGTTGTGGTTGTTTAGCAGGTCACCGGTGGTGTCGTGAGCCAAGCCAAAGCCAGGGTACGTACCAGACCGCGTCCCTTCCGGCGCGGCGCCGCGTGGTGCCGTGGTGGCGCGCGCAAAGCCGGCCGCAACCCCTGGTCGTCCCGATCCATCGCCTGCTGAACTAATGCAGCGTGCGGAGCAGTGGCGCGAACCGCCCGCCGCGCAGCAAAACAAATCGGCGTGTCCCGTCCCGCGAGTGGCCGTCGCGGGGGTTGCTCGCCGCGTGCTGCCATGCTCGTGCGCGGGGTTATAAGCTGGCCGATCGAGCTAGCGCTCCGGATCGACGTGGATTTATTAATTTCCAGCACTGGACGGCGAGCAATCATTCCATCTCACGGCTACCGCACGTCTGGAAGAAGGCGGTGACGAGGgagccggcggcggcgcaggAGACGACAACGACGACGGTCCAGTCAAGCAATGCAGTCAAGAAGCCGCCGCGGGAGCTGAGGCCCCTCCCACCaatcagcggcggcggcggtggcgccagAGCGGACAGCAGGAGGAGGAATAACGGCGCCAGCGCCACGGCGGGCACGGAGCTCGCGGAGCGCGCGGCGAAGGCGTGGATGCGGCAGGCGCTGGCGAAGCGGGTCGCCACGCGCTTGCTGAAGCGGAGCACGGCGGCAGTGGCGGACGAGGGGTGCAGCCTGAAGAAGGTCATCGCGTGCTGCTGCGCGAGGCTCCCGCCGGGCCTGCGCTGCGCGCTGCACCAGGACGGCGCGCCGGGCCGGGCCTGGATGCGCGCGcagcgccgcggcggcggtggGGAGTGCGCCGAGGCCGTGGCGGTGGCGCCGCCCAAGGCGCACGGGTGGGCGTTCAGCGAGTACGCGCGCTGGCGCCGGTACGTGTGGATGTCCAGCCGGTTCTACTTGGAGcgcgtcgaggccgaggagcacCGTGCAGCGGCAGAGCGGCTTCACGTCAGACGCctgtatattttttatttttattagtgCTCTGTGTTTTGTTTTTAGAGACGATCAGGACTCAGAATTGCGTACTAGAAATGGACGTGAATGTGAGTGATGGAGGCAAAGGACTATGCGGTTGTGTTTCAAAGTTTCAACTGTGTATCTGTATACTACATCACCACATGATGCGGGCGTAAATTCGTGAATTTGGTTGTTTGCTCCTCGGTATGGAGGCAAATCCTCCTCTTCTTAATGAAACAACTGCTCAGGAATGGTGGCAAAAAATACAGGTGTAAACACATTCTTATCCAGCGAGAAATCAGACAAGGCGATGGGAAGAATACGAGACTAAATGGGCTGCATTCTTATCCAGCCTAGATAGCCCAAACATTATCGGCCCATTGGGAGTTCAAGCCACCAAACGGTCCTAGTGCAGAAGTGGGCCCCTGCAAGGACGGAAGAGCGAGGGCAAAAGAGGAACTTGCGTTGAGTGAGGTGGGACTAAACCCTAGTGCGCGCACCACTCATCCGTCTCCCTTCCGAAGTTTCGgcgtaggcggcggcggcggtgtgctCGTGATCTCAGCCCCAGGCGCGCTCGGCTCCGGTCACCCGTCGATCCACGCAACCATGGTAAGCGAGCCGCTTCTCGTCTGGTTAAATACGCGGATCTAGGTGCAATCTCTGTAGCGGTGGGGGTTCCTGAGAGCGTAGATTTGCGTGGAAATTTTTTTGATTGGAGCTTGTGCTCTGTGGGCTGCTACGTCGCAATCGTGATTCGTCTTTTGCTGAATTAGTTGACTGTATTTCGTACTCCTGAGTTGAAGACTGAAGTGATGTGCTGGGGTAATTCTGTTGTGAATATAATCGCGATATCAGTCTTCTAGGTGAAGATGTTTAGCTGTCAAATGCAATATTTGAGATGTGCTTTTAAAACTGTGGAAGTATTGATACGGCTAGAAAGTAGAAACTACTACTTACAAACTTAAGAGTCGGAGATGCTGATTACCTACTGCTTACGAGCTAAGAGTTAGATATGCTGATTACCTGGGGATTTGCTTGGGTTGGAAGTATTTACGAAGCTGGAAAGTCATGTTTTGCAAGGTTTATTGTTTCCCAATATACATCGTGATGCTAATCTAGTTTTAATCCTTGAAATGATTGACTTGATTAGTATACTGAGATTGATTTGCTGTTGAATGGCTTCTATCCGTTTTTTCGCTCAACACAATTTCGTAGTATAAATCCACAGACAGGCTATTTATTCATACTGCATTGTGCTCAATTAGTATGGCCTTTTGGTCCTCTTAGGCTCTTAAAATTAGAACATGAGGTGAACTCAGGTTCACTCGTTGTGCATGGTGAAATTGTTTCTGGAGGCTGTCAACATGACAATAAGTTCAATCTAATCTGATAGTCATATATGTTTGCAGTCGAGGAGGAAGACCAGGGAGCCCAAGGAGGAGAACGTTACCCTTGGACCCACTGTCCGTGAAGGAGAGTTTGTCTTTGGTGTTGCTCACATCTTTGCATCCTTCAATGACACCTTCATTGTAAGTGctggatgtttttttttttttttttttttttctgtggaTGGACCTTTTTATTCCCTTCCCCAGTTTAAATGTGATGTTGTAATATGCAGCATGTAACTGATTTGTCTGGGAGGGAAACTCTGGTTAGGATCACTGGTACCATCCTAAAACCTTGCTCCATACTTGACGTAGATGGCATCATGGCAATTGTATTTAGTTTTAACCATGGTGTTCTAAACTATTTAGGTGGCATGAAGGTCAAGGCTGATCGTGATGAGTCGTCGCCTTATGCTGCTATGCTTGCTGCTCAAGATGTTGCACAGCGTTGCAAGGTATTTGTAGTGAAGTCAAGAATTTCATTAGAGAGATTCTACCGCATTCACTCATTGGTTCATCTGTGTATCCAAAGATGATGTTTGCTTAATTAAACTGAAGCTTAGGATTATGTAGGGCTGCTTAGATTGCTGTGGCCAGATAAGTAATTTGTGAGTTGGTCTCTTGTCTTCAGGAGCTTGGTATCACTGCGCTGCACATTAAGCTTCGTGCCACTGGAGGCAACAAGACCAAGACCCCTGGACCTGGTGCTCAGTCTGCTCTCAGGGCTCTTGCTCGTTCTGGGATGAAAATTGGACGCATTGGTAAGAAATCTGAATCTTGCAAGGGCAAACTGTACCGGTTTGCCCCATTTCAATGAAGTTGCATCAGTTATCATAATCAATTACTTCATTGTTTCTGTATGTTAATGGCAACATTCGTGTTATGTGCAGAGGATGTTACCCCGGTCCCCACTGACAGCACTCGCAGAAAGGGTGGTAGGAGGGGAAGGAGGCTGTAGGCGTGTTCTCCTTGCTTTCTGCCATCTCTTGGCACTGGCCTCTGGGTAGTGTTGCTGTTTCTATGCTTGTCAAGAGGAGCTTTAATTTTGCTCTATGTCGATGATCATTTACTGTTATTCGAATCTATGATGTGCATGGATAATGTTTTGGTTGAGGAATTGACATTATGCTAAAAATGCATTTTCACTCTACTATAGGACCGGGCATTGGATTAATGCGCTGTtttgatgagttgctgctgattTTTGCTGTATTGATGAATGCTGATCAGAACTTGCTTTCTGATTACGAGTTTCAGCGTGTCAGGTTATGATAGTGTGTTATTGTGTCGAGAATTAGTTTCTAAAGATGTGGATGTTTGCCTGCCTGCTATTTGCCACAGGCAGAGAGGCAGATACTAGTGCAACGTAGACCGTAGTACAACCagaagcaatggtgcatgtaTTTATTATTCCACAAATAGACGTAGCAGTTCGTCTCAACCTCTCAGGCAGCAAGCCTGTTGTAACAGCCGGCGCGTTGGTGGAAGCAGACGATGGCACGCTGGCGCCCCGCCGCCTGGTGTTGCTGGCGTCGACTGGTCTGGGCAGCACAGGAGCAGCGCCAGAGGGTGGCACGTGTGAATTATGAGCAGATAGCATGTTTGTTTGCAGTCTGCTGGGTGTTTGGTTTTTGAGGATTGATGTGGTCCATTAGACTTTGATGAATGAATCCATTGCATTCCACAAATCGACGAGTGATAACCACTCAGTTTCTCAAACCAAGCTCCTTTCCCAAAGTCTTAGCTGCTGTGAGTCGGTGATGACGGGCCCAATGTAGGGTCATTTCGATTTTTGCTGAAACTGCCCTGCATACAAGCAGCTACAAAACTAGTGCCACATTGAACTGCGCTGCATAAAAACAGCTACAGAACTATCTGCGCTGCATAAAAGCTACTACAGAACTACTATTGCCACATTACGAGCTTTTATCGAataatgatgacgatgatgaaaaGAATCGCAGTGCCTTTTTTACTTATAGAAAGACATCATTGTAATAAAGGAGTAATAACTATGACGATGTCGCCTGCTTTTTTCTTTCCTTGGTCATAATCTAGTTCTGCACGTTGATCTAGCTCTACTACTTAATTACGATTTGTATAACCTAGTCTGAAGAGTAAAAAGATGGTCTTGCAATTGCAATGGTCAGGCATACAGGGTTCTGAATGTACGTTGCCGCTTCGGACTTGGCAAGCGAAGTTCGTCATGTATCGGCAGTACATTTTGTTTACTCTGCCAATGGCGAGGGGGGATTTTGTGCAGTGCTGGCCTTTTGATTCATCTTGCTCTAGCTTTAACACTGCAAAACTGATGGAGGAAATTACACATTTTCGACATTATTTGCTCAACATTGTGAAACACACATTACCCTTCTTCCTAGTACTATGTTCTCTTCTCAGGGAAAGGGAGAACGACAAAACACCATGAGGAGAGTTGTTAAAATTCTCTCACACCACAAGTCCACAAGCGAAGCCATGACGACTGACTCACGCAGCAACACCAAACTCCAGCAGCCGGAGTCCGGCGATCGGAGGAGAGGACAGAGGAGACAACAACTTTATCTTCACGTGGGTTTGAGGTCCTGAAACATGGAGTCCCACTtgatgtcgtcgtcgtcgccggcgccgccgtcctcgtcctcgtcctcttccccctcctcgtgctcctcgtcctcgtcctcttccccctcctcgtgctcctcgtcgtcgtcgtggtaGCAATCATGGAACATCAGGCTCGCCTTCTGAGACGACGCCGACagcctcgcgccgccgccgccgccgcccctgagGCCGCCCGCTCCGGCGACGACGCCGTCAGTGATCATGAGCACCATCTTCTTGGTGGCGCTGCCGCCATCGGTGCTCTTCCGCTGCACGGCGCCGACGCGGACGGCGTCGTCGCCGCTGCAGATCCTCGGGACGACGGTGACCGACGACGCGCCGCCCCTCCTcctcccgccgccgcctcctcctcctcctcctccggccagCCGGCGCACGCACCGGGACAGGCACCTGGTGGCCCTGCGCGCGAGCCGCGAGGCTGCCGACGAGGCGCCCGCCCCCGCAGCCTCCGCGCCGTCCCCGGCCTGCTTCTTGGCCAGCTTGAGGATCTCGAGGCGGTGCTTGGCGACGGCGATGCCCATGCTCTTGAGCAGGTCGTGGTCGAAGTGGGCCGCGTCCCCGGGCTCCAGCTCGTTCCGGCTGAAGAGGTGCCCGTACTCGTACGTCAGTGACGGCGCCAGCCCCGTTCGCGACAGCCATGCGTACCAGTCCATGgcgtggcgcggtggccggcgcCGGCCGGCCTGCCCTCCCTCGCTTCCTTTTCCACCACCACTACTTGCTTCCCGCGGCTGTGGGAGTGTGCACAGGACAGGACCCAGCGCCCTCACGAGGCCCCTCACTGCTCGCCTCAACAGCTCGCGCTAGTAGGATTTATAGGGAGGCATGCACAGGGAGTGAGACTGACACTGACCGAGCTGGTAGAAGGAAGCTCGCAGCTGCACAGCACGGCCCAGGTCACATGCATGCCTGCGCCACCTCACGCGGATTCCAGGCTGCAGCGAGCCAGCGACCAGTGAGATATGTCtaatagactaattacgaaattaattatatatcttatgactaatttacgagatgaatcttttaagactaattagtccataatttaatAATGTAGTGCTAAAGTAAACATAttctaataacggattaattaggcttaataaattcgtctcgtagagtTACGACGGAttctatatttttttttattagtatctgaacaccccatgcaacacctcctaaattttagttacGGATCCAAACACTCCTTTAAACACCCACGATCTAAAAAAAACATAAACCCACAAATGAAGCTGAAAAGCTGCCAGTAGGCTGATAGATCTGACGCAGATCGCGGTCCATCTCCGTCCTGCCACCACCTTGCGGTGGGCATGCATGGCCGCTCGATCGATTGGTCACATGCCCCTGCAGAGTGGAGCTGCAGCTAATGGATGGCTTCCCTTTCAAGCCTGAATAAACTACTCCTTCCATcctaaattataaatcatttcaaAAAAATTGAAGAGTTAAAAGAtctcaaatttgaccaaatttatatgatgataaaataataatatttatagtAACAaccaagtatcattagattcttcattaattatattttcatactatacctatttgatgttataaatctttTAATTTTTCTTTATAATTTTAATCAAATTTGAGATATTTTAACTCTCTAAagttcttggaatgacttataatttggaatggagggagtaccacTATGTGTGAAGTGAAGGTTGTTAAGTGCCTTGCTGGGCAATTTGTGGTGGCATACATACTCTGCTGCATCGTGTCTGGTTTCATGATAATTATGATTCAGGTCGTCATGGTACTTTTCTATGCGAAAGACGCATGTAATCTCTATCCACTTGAGATTTCTTTTGGCTTTGGGTTGGGGCCAATGCAATGCATGCAAAAAGATCACTTGAGATGTTTGAGGGAGACGCGTATGACGATGATGGCTGCTGTGTTTGTGTTGGTTGCGAGGAAGGACCACGGACACGTAAAGGTGGGAAAGGACGCGAGCAAAGCGGGCGACGTGGGTGGGCAGGGGAGAAATGTGACCCGGGGCCTACGTGTCTGTTACAGTGTGTTACTGTTTCGTTTTATTACAATCCGACggtagaaaaatagaaaaattagGAGAGGCCGTAGAGGATATGTGTGTGAAAGGTGTCACGCAGGATGCATTTGCTGGTAGTACAGTACAGTATAGTACAGTACAGCTTGATGAGTATGGACAACGTAGGGGAGGAAAAGCTGTGACGAGTCTTTGGAGCCACTTTGAAAGCTCCATGTGTGGACCTTTACTTCTTGTCTGGTCATGGAGCGAGCTATATTAGAGGAAGTCACGAGATACGTAAAAAGATTAGGCATGGGAAAAAGTGAATTCGGCAGTAAATTAGTAGATACTCCGAAGCGTTAGATAGGAATCACAGGAACATGAGTTGTTGGATGACTGGAGCTGCATGCATGCCTCAAACAAACGCGACGGCTATGATGAGTAGCTAGCTTGTTTAGTTCATCGTCCTGTCTAAAGCATCTCCACCTTTCGAGTTTGTTTAGCCATGCCTAGTTTCGCGCCAAAAAGGGTAGAAGTAAAAGAAGAGGCTCACTCATAagggtactccctccgtccccgtGTCCAGATTCAAAGCtcggattatatatatatatttttgacggaggaagtaggagtTGACTACCAACACATGTATAGCCGCATAGAGTAAATAAAAACTTTTAAAAAGCACGTACGTAGGCTCTAGGCTGTTTAGCTTGCCTCCATCCACTCCGTATATATACGCGATCTGCTCCGGTGTACTAAGCAAATAGTAAAGCTCCTCTTAAACTGATCTGAATACATATATTTTGTATGGACACCAATCTTGATTGGGATATACCGCGTGAAAcacccactactacagaatggacctgttgtcccgggcggtaacagcctttagtcccggttaccgcgccgggacaacgatcccgggactaaaggtggaaccttcagtcccgggtcatcgagccgggattaaagagggacctttagtcccggttggtaacaccaaccgggactaaaggccctccagccgagcgaacctggcgcaccctttagtcccggttggggttaccaaccgggactaatggttcaccctttagtcccggttggtaaccccaactggGACTAAcggttcctttctttttctttttttttgtttaatttgttttcagttcagttacacgtatttgtttaatatataatatgtttttatgtacgtattctacgttgctaatataaatacacgcatgcatataattacatctaattctcatcttgagcattattatattcgaataaagtatgaaactatatatattatagatatatatatatatatatatgtgtgtatatacaacactttcataatcttgttctcgaaaataacgatatcaacaaacatttaatttacatcatttattccttaagatcaaagtagaactcgccgttgggatttagcactttttctagaagatatcctgctattgactcttgaactgctttcagatggtctttttgcatgacccttcgtttcaaccattcagtcttgcatttgaaataaaaggaaaagtattaatacacatatatgtatatatattcttttaaaaataaataaatattgatatatacgtactctgaggacatcttcaggagttcttcttatgtgcgcagtgataaattcacaaacgtagtatccacacaagttattacctggttcctgccgcaaacaccactgtacgagaagaagattattctcatcatctcacacgtaaattgaagtacgatatagtaattaaacacgtggggaagtgtatatagtacaacttactggtatttcaactacattaagtggtgccttgcaatccttgcgatgttgccgaataaactctttccaaaccctgtgcgaccaataatgtacgatcgttaataaattatggcaaagtctattcaataatagttgtgcgcgagagatcgaaattacccctggataatatctatcatatcttggtatagtgcccgttcttttctcaacgagtcaaagattagtaaccgacttgagtttaactcaatgacaatgagtatccagtgaaaactgcattggtttatacacacacgtacatgcatataagttgtattgatattacataaaatgtgtagactacattattattaacacttactcaaagttgtacgggaaaagtattgttgtcttgtcgtgctgcttcacgaagaacttcatgatattcctctgtgcttcagatacccagtggtccttgacaataatatcggttttgaatacgatataaggatcaatgaagccaacactggtgtcttgtattctttggagctctgacatctggaatctatatataaatataagttacatgtgaggataattatatacacgtacgcatggaagtgagtttattaaataaaagtaagaatcacttacaaacaaaaggagctcatgattgatttgtccagagcgtccaagtggaatagttgatgcaattcttcgaaactaatatgtaagatgtcatcgccacggaagtaatgatggtctctaaatctgacaaagatccactgctcacccctgccacacgcctgcatgtaccacttgttgagcaagtacatttgcgtacccaattcattcagagccgcagggttgtacagacttttgccatatttataagtcttccaggtatcaacttccaggttctggattggagctttgcccgtcaattgatccaaggttaaaccagtatctttaaaaaaagcattaagggcttgaaccgacacttctccagagttgtctggtcgatagacttctatgttggaaccatattcattagcaacaataagattttgcattggttgcttctgttgtccgagctgtgggacatccttccctgatgctcttttccttttcttatctgcatcatgtgacttcacgagggagcggtcatagtctgatagtggcgaaggcttacgaagttcaatcatctttttcttgtgagcatcgaccttctgcctcagcacatctcgtggtatgtaaaagtacggcttctccttaagctttgcttgactcttgtttttgatatctataaaaaaatcttttacttttttgtcttcttcagctgctatttgctcatcagtcttttcaggaagtatttcttgagaaataactctttttcttggggtcttctttgccgccgggaccttagacgtctttgtagtgcgtcgctgtggagggggtgggggcggtgttggagatcggcgtggaggcgatgaggccggtgttggtggagaccggcgtggagacgttggagatcgttgtggaggcggtggggccggtgtaggagttggagatcgttgtggaggcgatggggccggtgtaggagttggagatcgttgtggaggcgatggggccggtgtaggagttggcgatcgccgtggggatgaagtcgtctcgccccccgcgacgctgtgatgagatggggaatgaatgattaggctaggctggggagagaccctgctataaaaacaatttgtgtgtcaattatttttgaagccaatagaaaattaatagaaaataatatttcattcactttcattcgtacctagggtgaggtaggggaagcggtggcgccccaggaatgatgatgaagcgtttgcgccattgaataaatgtcttctctgtttctcctagtgtcttctccccatcaccaccttcaatgtcaagaggaacattgctgtaacctttgagcactctatcgaccgagacgctagcatatccaggttgaataactgatccatggattcttggtgtcttcgttcggtctattggagatacaaccccgacagccaccatgattgatgcattaccatctggaatgtgcagctcacattttgttagaggctcggtaatgtcatcaacagggaagcgcaacccagcgtcgtcttgaataactggcagctccgtagaagcacaactgcttttcatctgaccaacggggctaatggtgactcccggcgttgattgcgattgcatttgactcattgctagctgcacttgcctcttgatctcctcctgcattcttgcctcaagagatttttctcgttcacgtgattcaagcaatgcttgtcgtgactcatcaacaaattgctccaatgcacgaattcgttctgcctcctcatccttctttctctggcggcttctgtaggtatccttgtctgctgggaatgcgtgtagccacggaaccgccccatagcctcttgttcgaccaccgtgttcgggattctctagggcatatgtcaattcatccttctctctgttaggcttgaaaacaccactatcagcttcttccctagcacgagctagtctctgtgttgctctctcaattttttggccgaaaattagcttgccagtgtctgggtctaggcttcccccatgagcgtagaaccaattctt
The nucleotide sequence above comes from Miscanthus floridulus cultivar M001 chromosome 18, ASM1932011v1, whole genome shotgun sequence. Encoded proteins:
- the LOC136522849 gene encoding uncharacterized protein → MDWYAWLSRTGLAPSLTYEYGHLFSRNELEPGDAAHFDHDLLKSMGIAVAKHRLEILKLAKKQAGDGAEAAGAGASSAASRLARRATRCLSRCVRRLAGGGGGGGGGGRRRGGASSVTVVPRICSGDDAVRVGAVQRKSTDGGSATKKMVLMITDGVVAGAGGLRGGGGGGARLSASSQKASLMFHDCYHDDDEEHEEGEEDEDEEHEEGEEDEDEDGGAGDDDDIKWDSMFQDLKPT